The following are encoded in a window of uncultured Ilyobacter sp. genomic DNA:
- a CDS encoding acetate kinase, translated as MKVLVINCGSSSLKYQLINPESGEVFAIGLCDRIGIHGSKLEFEVPAIDFEIEIERDMETHKEALEMVIAALTNEEYGVIKSVEEVDAIGHRLVHGGEDFSSSVMIDEEVIAAVEANNGLAPLHNPANIMGVRTCMTLMPGKPNVGVFDTAFHQTMPAKAYMYALPYADYKDLKVRKYGFHGTSHKFVSATAMEIMENPENSRIIICHLGNGASVSAVKDGKCVDTSMGLTPVAGLMMGTRCGDVDPGALIYIKNKRELTDKELDTRINKQSGILGIFEKSSDCRDLEIARGKGDERAQLAIDMMTYRIRGYIASYAAAMGGVDMICFTGGIGENSSLVRSESLKGLEFMGVELDEEINSVRKKGNVKLSKASSKVAVYKIPTNEELVIARDTLEIVKEQ; from the coding sequence ATGAAAGTTTTAGTAATAAATTGCGGAAGTTCATCATTAAAATATCAATTGATAAACCCAGAATCAGGAGAAGTATTTGCCATAGGTCTTTGTGACAGAATAGGTATTCACGGATCTAAACTTGAATTTGAAGTTCCTGCAATAGATTTTGAAATAGAGATAGAAAGAGATATGGAGACTCATAAAGAAGCTCTTGAAATGGTAATCGCAGCTCTTACAAATGAAGAGTATGGAGTTATTAAAAGTGTGGAAGAGGTAGATGCTATTGGTCACAGATTGGTACATGGAGGAGAAGATTTCTCTAGCTCTGTAATGATCGATGAAGAAGTAATCGCAGCTGTAGAAGCCAATAATGGGCTGGCACCATTACACAACCCTGCAAATATAATGGGTGTAAGAACATGTATGACGCTCATGCCAGGAAAACCAAATGTAGGAGTATTTGATACAGCATTCCATCAAACTATGCCTGCCAAAGCATACATGTACGCACTTCCTTATGCAGATTATAAAGATTTAAAAGTTAGAAAATACGGATTCCACGGAACGTCACATAAATTTGTTTCGGCTACAGCTATGGAAATCATGGAAAATCCTGAAAATTCTAGAATTATCATATGTCACCTTGGAAACGGAGCATCTGTATCTGCTGTAAAAGATGGGAAATGTGTAGATACTTCTATGGGGCTTACTCCTGTAGCCGGATTGATGATGGGAACTAGATGTGGAGATGTGGATCCTGGAGCTCTAATATACATAAAAAACAAAAGAGAACTTACTGATAAAGAGTTGGATACAAGAATAAACAAACAATCTGGAATTCTTGGAATATTTGAAAAATCTTCTGATTGTAGAGACCTTGAGATCGCTAGGGGAAAAGGTGATGAAAGGGCACAACTTGCAATCGACATGATGACCTACAGAATAAGAGGTTACATTGCATCATATGCTGCAGCCATGGGCGGAGTTGATATGATATGCTTCACAGGAGGAATCGGAGAAAACTCTTCATTGGTAAGATCTGAATCTTTAAAAGGTCTTGAATTCATGGGAGTAGAACTTGACGAAGAAATCAATTCCGTAAGGAAAAAGGGTAATGTAAAACTTTCTAAAGCTTCTTCTAAAGTAGCGGTTTATAAAATACCTACAAATGAAGAATTAGTAATTGCAAGAGATACTCTTGAAATTGTAAAAGAGCAATAA
- the pta gene encoding phosphate acetyltransferase, which yields MSFISEVREKAKSLNNKIVLPESTDERVLKAAEEIVKEKLAVPVLVGNSEELTRQAQKLGVSLEGAEIIDPVNFSKFDEYVAKLVELRAKKGMTEEQAKEILTSDVNFFGAMMVKFGDAAGMVSGSDSPTANVLKAALQVVGTKPGMRTVSSVFLMELNNKVEEYGQLLLFGDCAVIPEPTSEQLADIAASAAETARSVAGVEPKVALMSFSTKGSAKHDSVNVVIEAGKLLTDRKVDFDFESELQADAALVEAVGMKKAPGSKVAGNANVLIFPNLAAGNIGYKLVQRLAGAEAHGPLLQGLAAPINDLSRGCSVSDITNLAAITSVQAGK from the coding sequence GTGAGTTTTATATCGGAAGTAAGAGAAAAGGCGAAGAGTCTAAACAACAAGATTGTTTTACCAGAATCTACAGATGAGAGAGTTCTAAAAGCAGCAGAGGAAATTGTGAAAGAGAAATTAGCAGTACCTGTATTAGTAGGAAATTCAGAGGAATTGACTAGACAGGCTCAAAAATTGGGTGTTTCTTTAGAAGGAGCAGAAATTATTGATCCAGTTAATTTTTCAAAGTTTGACGAGTATGTGGCAAAACTTGTGGAACTAAGAGCTAAAAAAGGAATGACTGAGGAACAGGCAAAAGAAATCTTGACTTCAGATGTTAACTTTTTTGGGGCAATGATGGTTAAATTTGGAGACGCTGCTGGAATGGTTTCTGGATCTGATTCTCCTACAGCCAATGTATTAAAGGCTGCACTTCAAGTAGTCGGAACTAAACCAGGAATGAGAACAGTTTCATCAGTATTTTTAATGGAGCTTAATAATAAAGTAGAGGAATACGGTCAACTTCTTTTATTCGGAGACTGTGCTGTAATTCCTGAGCCGACTTCAGAGCAATTAGCTGACATAGCAGCTAGTGCTGCAGAAACGGCTAGATCAGTTGCAGGTGTTGAACCTAAAGTAGCTTTAATGTCTTTTTCTACAAAGGGATCTGCAAAGCACGATTCGGTAAATGTTGTAATTGAAGCAGGAAAACTTTTGACTGATAGAAAAGTAGATTTTGATTTTGAATCTGAACTACAAGCAGACGCTGCCCTGGTAGAAGCAGTAGGTATGAAAAAGGCACCAGGATCAAAGGTTGCAGGAAATGCCAATGTACTTATATTTCCTAACTTAGCAGCAGGAAACATAGGCTACAAATTGGTACAAAGACTTGCTGGTGCAGAAGCACACGGACCGTTACTTCAAGGTCTTGCCGCACCAATAAATGACCTTTCTAGAGGATGTTCTGTATCGGACATAACTAATTTGGCAGCAATAACTTCGGTACAAGCAGGAAAATAA